One stretch of Bombus pascuorum chromosome 14, iyBomPasc1.1, whole genome shotgun sequence DNA includes these proteins:
- the LOC132914002 gene encoding fatty acid synthase-like gives MSCNVGVDPLKVNYAVTEPGEEVVITGISGRFPESNNIIELKNNLMNKVDLITDNYSRWRQEHGEIPKGGGKISGLSKFDAIFFGVHYKQAHTLDPMCRILLEKAYEAIVDAGLNPKQLKGTNTGVVIGSCISESEKTWFYEKLQANGFGITGCSRAMLANRISYFFGLHGPSYSIDTACSSSLIALDQAYRLIRTGVCDTVIVGASNLCLHPYVSLQFARLGLLSADCHCKSFDARANGYVRSEAIGVIILQKAKNAKRIYSQVVYTKSNCDGYKEQGITFPASNVQKMLLTDFYKECKISPNELAFLEAHGTGTTVGDPEELNAIDKAICQNRTTPLKIGSIKSNLGHTEPASGLCSVAKIVIAMESGLIPPNINFKSPMKGVTCFDEGKVEVVTEPTPWKGGYVGINSFGFGGANAHVLLKSYTKEKVNNGAPSDDLPRLVVVSGRTQEAVETLLDHIESIPVDVEYIRLLHDIHSENITGHLFRGYTIVGSKTSEKPPRDIQEYSGIKRPIWFVFSGMGSQWPGMGESLMRFPIFAKAIQKCDAVLKPHGIDIVNIITNKDKKTFDNILNSFVGIAAIQIGLVDLLTSVGIEPDNIIGHSVGELGCAYADGCFTAEQMVLAAYSRGLASIETKMIRGSMAAVGLGYEEIKDMCPSDIEVACHNSSNSCTISGPAESMKQFVAQLQANKIFAKEVACSNIAYHSRYIADAGPRLLSYLKKVIPKAQARSSKWLSTSVPRSQWYTEAAKYSSAEYHTNNLLSSVLFAETATMIPSDAITIEIAPHGLLQAILKRSLSQSVTNIALTQRGHNDNAECFLQALGKLYDVGLQPQLANIYPHVEFPVSRGTPMVSPYIRWEHSEDWFVPVYTQRQKITTAERMIDVALKDENYEYIMHHVIDGRNLVPATGYLIMVWETVSLLRGALYDEVPVVFENVKFERATNMPESGSVLLTVMVQRGSGKFEISEGSTTVVTGSIRIQTNPAQEKIPAKFLTEIEDEEVLTSKDIYKELKLRGYQYTGPFRSLKSASLKGTKGHIAWIKNWAVFMDNMLQMKILNLDTRALYVPTAIRKLVIDVKVHYETIRNLTEDNNEIPISVYNDYDVVISGGIEIHGIKANAIQHRRLMSVPILEEYKFIANRDKAQTSLEEMIILSTQLALESHIINTPKILEVIDQGEKVPTEETLIPIFMKVLSNIPMIRPNLTLAAESERCEKLSLPENITVITPKKLPEDASVFIAAAHNILSNKTNDILEQLLAATMGHGFILLRESVVNKDTFSYLEACDLNIVLEKSFKNQTLLLLKKAEKPPQKTEVIYVNNNEFTWLEDVKKVLNNEKDKNRNETVRLILVAEGDMENGALGLVKCLRREPNGEIVKTVIIQDENAPKFSLKDPFYSKQLDINIGYNVLRPGKIWGTYKHVPYPELQPTSTSHGYANLRVRGDLSSIQWLEGCIKPNEKCQDNIIKVIYSSLNFRDVMLATGKLMPEAIVKNREMSDCLIGFEFSGIDSNGRRMMGFVESKGISNLVTPYTFNLWPVPDEWSLEDAATVPSAYFTVFYAFYYFGKLRKGEKVLIHSGSGAVGQAAINVALDEGCEVFTTVGTPEKRKYIRETFPSIDDDHIGNSRDTSFEQMIMKQTHGKGVDIVLNSLAEDKLQASIRCLGYRGRFLEIGKFDMSVNNQLGMEVFLKEISFHGIILDSMIHGTLPHIGEEVHQFLKAQMKRKCIKPLVRKCFEKNQLEEAFRYMATGKHIGKILIKIADDETPLNTILAYPRFNATSSKSYVIIGGLGGLGLELADWLVLRGARNLVIVTRSGIKTGYQKLRIDIWKSYGAKILIISGVDASKTDDCEFILKSAEKQAPVDGIFNLAALLKDCLMVNQTMESFEESMKPKAGITKKLDELSRKICPNLRHFVVFSSLSCGRGSAGQSNYGMGNAVLERICERRVEQGLPGMAIQWGAVGDVGIAAEMLENKHQLVIGGTLPQKISSCLEELDKFMCQNRPIVASMVVAEKVPSANEVSNVLEAVMNIMNIKDMKTVSQNSSLAELGMDSMMAVEIKQTLERDFEVFLTAQDIRVLNIAKLVEMSAKDTKKQTKQIKKTTAKAEKLIGMRLLMKTLNVSVLDEQYCVELPVKCGEKRNEIFLIPGIEGSAAIFAELASKLKFPATCLQLGIYNINESVEEMAERLLPYVLARSKGRRDFTIVGYSYGSLIAIELTRRLEPYILIGQLILIDGSPDYMKAIKSEHLASPTEDEYQNNFLIEILNVINASINTEITLKLKNCSNWNEKLDLITKYTTDEIHKVYSAETQKRIISFIYNRLCVLDKYDPYSVPPLRTPIMLLAPTTPAVILPDSDYGLQKLTHGKVEIHKIEGNHISILGDKITAAAINGEPLEDAETFKETLNFASSELELHGKNESFMGLS, from the exons ATGTCTTGCAACGTAGGAGTAGATCCGTTGAAGGTGAACTACGCGGTGACGGAACCAGGAGAAGAAGTGGTGATTACTGGCATCTCTGGGAGGTTTCCGGAAAGTAACAACATAATAGAgttgaaaaacaatttaatgAACAAGGTAGACCTTATCACGGATAACTATTCAAGATGGAGACAAG AACATGGGGAAATTCCAAAGGGCGGTGGTAAGATATCTGGCTTATCCAAGTTCGACGCTATCTTCTTCGGCGTCCATTACAAACAAGCTCATACGTTGGATCCTATGTGTCGGATTTTACTGGAGAAGGCATACGAAGCCATCGTCGATGCAGGATTAAATCCTAAACAGCTCAAAGGGACCAATACGGGAGTTGTTATAGGATCTTGCATCAGTGAGTCAGAGAAGACTTGGTTCTACGAAAAATTACAA GCGAATGGTTTTGGTATTACTGGATGCAGCAGAGCCATGTTGGCCAACAGGATCTCCTATTTTTTTGGTTTACATGGTCCATCTTACTCGATTGATACAGCTTGCAGTTCTAGCTTAATCGCATTGGACCAAGCTTACAGATTGATACGAACTGGGGTATGCGATACTGTGATCGTCGGAGCATCCAATCTTTGTCTTCATCCCTATGTATCTCTTCAGTTCGCTCGTCTCG GTTTATTGTCCGCTGACTGTCATTGCAAATCCTTCGACGCAAGAGCGAATGGGTACGTCCGCAGTGAGGCTATCGGCGTGATCATTTTGCAGAAGGCGAAAAACGCAAAGAGAATTTACTCGCAGGTCGTCTACACGAAAAGCAACTGCGATGGCTACAAGGAACAAGGAATCACATTCCCTGCCAGTAACGTTCAGAAAATGCTTCTGACAGACTTCTACAAAGAGTGCAAGATATCTCCTAATGAACTGGCTTTCTTGGAGGCTCATGGTACCGGAACTACCGTCGGTGATCCTGAAGAATTGAATGCTATTGACAAAGCCATCTGCCAGAACAGAACCACTCCTCTCAAAATCGGTTCGATTAAGTCGAATTTGGGTCATACTGAACCCGCCAGTGGTCTCTGTTCAGTAGCTAAG attgtTATTGCGATGGAAAGTGGCTTGATCCCACCAAATATAAACTTCAAAAGTCCCATGAAAGGCGTGACGTGCTTCGACGAAGGAAAGGTCGAAGTAGTTACAGAACCAACCCCATGGAAGGGTGGTTACGTAGGAATCAATTCGTTCGGTTTCGGTGGAGCCAACGCTCACGTCTTATTAAAATCCTACACGAAGGAGAAAGTGAACAATGGTGCACCCTCTGACGATTTGCCTAGATTAGTAGTAGTATCAGGACGTACGCAAGAAGCAGTAGAAACTCTCCTCGATCAT ATCGAAAGTATACCAGTGGACGTGGAGTACATTCGACTTTTGCACGATATTCACTCCGAAAATATAACTGGCCATCTATTTAGAGGGTACACAATAGTTGGATCTAAAACATCAGAAAAACCACCAAGAGACATCCAAGAGTATTCTGGCATAAAGAGACCAATTTGGTTTGTGTTCTCTGGAATGGGATCACAATGGCCTGGCATGG GTGAATCATTGATGAGATTCCCCATCTTCGCAAAGGCCATTCAGAAATGTGACGCGGTATTAAAACCACATGGTATCGATATCGTTAATATCATCACCAACAAGGACAAGAAAactttcgataatattttgaacTCGTTCGTTGGAATCGCTGCTATTCAG ATTGGTCTCGTGGATCTATTAACATCCGTGGGTATCGAACCAGATAATATAATCGGTCACTCTGTGGGAGAACTTGGCTGTGCTTATGCGGATGGATGCTTTACGGCCGAGCAAATGGTGCTTGCAGCATATTCGAGAGGTTTAGCGTCTATCGAGACCAAAATGATTCGAGGATCTATGGCAGCAGTTGGTCTTGGATATGAAGAGATCAAAGATATGTGTCCATCGGATATAGAGGTTGCTTGCCATAACAGTTCCAATAGTTGCACCATAAGTGGCCCAGCTGAGTCCATGAAGCAATTCGTTGCCCAGTTACAG GCCAACAAGATCTTTGCAAAGGAAGTAGCATGCAGCAACATAGCGTATCACAGTCGCTACATCGCGGACGCAGGACCAagattattatcatatttgaAGAAAGTGATTCCCAAGGCACAAGCAAGAAGTTCCAAATGGTTGAGCACTTCTGTACCACGCAGTCAATGGTACACGGAAGCTGCCAAGTATTCTTCCGCCGAATATCACACCAATAACCTGTTGAGCTCTGTCCTATTCGCGGAAACAGCAACAATGATACCATCTGACGCTATAACCATAGAAATTGCACCTCATGGTCTGCTACAGGCAATTTTAAAGAGATCCTTAAGTCAGTCTGTAACGAATATTGCACTGACTCAGAGAGGCCATAATGACAATGCTGAATGCTTCTTGCAAGCCCTTGGAAAATTATACGACGTTGGTCTACAGCCACAACTTGCGAATATTTATCCGCACGTAGAGTTTCCTGTTAGTCGTGGCACTCCCATGGTCTCTCCTTACATTAg ATGGGAGCATTCTGAAGACTGGTTCGTACCAGTGTATACTCAACGTCAGAAGATTACCACAGCAGAGCGAATGATTGATGTAGCTCTGAAAGATGAGAACTACGAATATATAATGCATCATGTGATCGACGGAAGAAACTTAGTCCCAGCCACGGGTTACCTTATTATGGTCTGGGAGACGGTTAGTTTGCTGCGAGGAGCACTCTATGACGAAGTACCAGTGGTTTTTGAGAATGTGAAATTCGAACGTGCAACAAACATGCCTGAATCCGGTTCTGTTTTATTAACTGTCATGGTTCAAAGAG GATCTGGAAAATTCGAGATATCAGAAGGATCTACGACAGTAGTGACAGGATCAATTCGCATACAAACGAATCCTGCGCAGGAGAAGATTCCAGCCAAATTCTTGACTGAAATCGAGGATGAAGAAGTTCTGACTAGCAAGGATATCTATAAGGAATTAAAACTACGTGGTTACCAATATACTGGACCGTTCCGTTCGCTGAAGAGCGCTTCACTCAAGGGAACCAAAGGACATATCGCTTGGATAAAGAACTGGGCCGTGTTTATGGATAATATGTTACAGATGAAGATATTGAATCTCGATACCAGAGCGCTTTATGTACCAACAGCTATTAGGAAGCTAGTAATTGATGTGAAAGTTCATTACGAAACAATTCGGAACCTTACCGAAGATAATAATG AAATTCCAATCTCAGTGTACAATGACTACGATGTCGTAATATCCGGCGGAATCGAAATCCATGGAATAAAGGCCAACGCGATTCAGCATCGAAGATTAATGTCTGTCCCCATTTtggaagaatataaatttatagccAATCGTGACAAAGCACAAACATCATTAGAAGAAATGATCATCTTGTCTACGCAGCTTGCGTTGGAGAGTCACATTATAAACACGCCAAAGATCCTCGAAGTGATCGATCAGGGAGAGAAAGTACCAACTGAAGAAACACTCATTCCAATCTTTATGAAAGTATTAAGTAACATACCCATGATTCGTCCGAATTTGACACTTGCCGCAGAATCAGAACGATGCGAAAAATTATCACTTCCTGAAAATATTACAGTAATAACACCAAAGAAATTACCGGAGGATGCCAGTGTCTTCATAGCAGCTGCTCATAATATTCTATCCAATAAAACGAATGACATTCTGGAACAACTTCTAGCTGCAACAATGGGTCATGGATTTATCCTGCTTCGAGAAAGTGTTGTCAATAAAGATACTTTCTCTTATCTAGAAGCTTGTGATCTGAATATTGTACTGGAGAAGAGTTTCAAGAATCAGACTCTGTTGCTCCTGAAGAAAGCAGAGAAGCCACCTCAGAAGACAGAAGTAATATACGTGAACAACAATGAATTCACCTGGCTGGAAGATGTGAAGAAAGTCTTGAacaatgaaaaagataaaaatagaaatgagACGGTAAGATTGATACTAGTCGCAGAAGGAGATATGGAGAATGGTGCCCTAGGATTAGTTAAGTGTTTAAGAAGAGAGCCCAATGGTGAGATCGTGAAAACTGTAATAATCCAAGACGAGAACGCTCCCAAGTTTTCACTGAAAGATCCATTCTACTCCAAGCAGCTTGATATAAACATCGGCTATAATGTCTTAAGACCAGGGAAAATCTGGGGAACCTACAAACACGTGCCTTATCCAGAGCTGCAGCCAACTTCGACTTCTCATGGTTATGCCAATTTAAGA GTCAGAGGAGACTTAAGTTCCATCCAGTGGTTGGAGGGTTGTATAAAACCAAATGAAAAGTGCCAGGATAACATCATCAAAGTAATATACTCTTCGTTGAACTTCAGAGATGTGATGTTGGCCACTGGAAAATTGATGCCGGAAGCTATAGTGAAGAATCGAGAAATGAGCGATTGCCTGATTGGTTTTGAGTTCAGTGGAATCGACTCTAATGGAAGACGCATGATGGGTTTTGTCGAGAGCAA GGGTATATCAAACCTAGTTACTCCCTATACATTCAACCTGTGGCCAGTGCCAGATGAATGGTCCCTGGAGGACGCAGCAACTGTTCCGTCTGCCTACTTTACCGTTTTCTACGCCTTTTATTACTTTGGAAAATTAAGGAAAGGTGAGAAGGTGTTGATTCACAGTGGAAGCGGTGCAGTAGGTCAAGCTGCTATCAACGTGGCTCTTGATGAAGGATGTGAAGTGTTCACGACAGTAGGAACACCTGAAAAACGGAAATATATCAGAGAAACGTTCCCTAGTATAGATGATGATCACATTGGAAATTCCAGAGATACCAGCTTCGAACAGATGATAATGAAACAGACACATGGAAAGGGAGTAGACATAGTTTTAAATTCCCTGGCTGAAGACAAGCTCCAGGCATCGATTCGTTGCCTAGGTTATCGTGGACGTTTCTTGGAAATCGGTAAATTCGACATGTCTGTCAATAATCAACTTGGAATGGAAGTGTTTTTGAAAGAGATTAGCTTTCATGGAATCATCCTCGATTCCATGATCCATGGCACCTTACCTCATATAGGAGAAGAGGTACATCAATTTCTTAAAGCCCAGATGAAGCGAAAATGTATCAAGCCTTTGGTAAGAAAGTGCTTTGAAAAGAACCAGTTAGAAGAAGCTTTCAGGTATATGGCGACAGGCAAACATATTGGAaag ATTCTGATTAAGATAGCAGATGACGAAACACCTTTGAATACAATTCTTGCTTACCCTCGCTTCAACGCTACGAGTAGCAAGAGTTACGTAATCATAGGTGGTTTAGGAGGATTAGGTCTAGAACTTGCAGACTGGTTAGTCCTACGCGGTGCCAGAAACCTGGTAATAGTTACTCGAAGCGGAATCAAAACAGGCTATCAGAAATTAAGGATAGATATCTGGAAATCCTATGGAGCGAAAATCCTTATAATTTCTGGTGTAGACGCGTCAAAAACAGATGACTGCGAATTTATCTTGAAATCAGCAGAGAAACAGGCGCCTGTGGATGGTATCTTCAACCTTGCAGCTCTGTTGAAAGACTGTCTGATGGTAAACCAAACTATGGAATCATTTGAAGAAAGCATGAAACCCAAAGCCGGAATCACCAAAAAGCTGGACGAACTTTCTAGGAAGATTTGTCCAAATCTTCGACATTTTGTggtgttttcttctttgtcaTGTGGAAGAGGATCTGCTGGTCAATCTAACTATGGTATGGGAAACGCAGTATTAGAGAGGATTTGCGAAAGAAGAGTGGAACAAGGTCTTCCTGGCATGGCCATTCAATGGGGCGCTGTGGGGGATGTGGGTATTGCTGCAGAGATGCTGGAGAACAAACATCAGCTGGTGATCGGTGGAACCTTGCCTCAGAAGATATCCTCGTGTTTAGAAGAATTAGACAAGTTCATGTGTCAGAATAGACCAATTGTGGCTAGCATGGTGGTTGCAGAGAAAGTACCTAGTGCCAATGAAGTCAGTAATGTTCTTGAAGCAGTGATGAATATCATGA ATATAAAGGATATGAAGACCGTGAGTCAGAATTCTTCTTTGGCTGAGTTGGGCATGGATTCCATGATGGCTGTGGAGATCAAACAGACACTAGAAAGAGACTTCGAGGTGTTTTTAACTGCACAAGATATTAGAGTCTTGAACATTGCCAAGCTTGTAGAAATGTCTGCAAAAGATACAAAGAAgcaaacaaaacaaattaaaaaaacaacaGCAAAGGCAGAAAAATTGATTGGCATGAGGTTGCTGATGAAGACCTTGAACGTTTCCGTACTAGATGAGCAGTATTGCGTAGAGCTTCCAGTTAAATGtggtgaaaaaagaaatgaaatatttctcataCCGGGTATTGAAGGGTCTGCTGCGATTTTCGCTGAATTAgcatcaaaattaaaattccctGCCACTTGTTTGCAATTAGGAATATACAACATTAATGAGTCAGTGGAGGAAATGGCTGAACGTCTTTTACCA tATGTTTTAGCAAGGAGTAAAGGTCGCAGAGATTTCACAATCGTTGGCTATTCATATGGATCACTGATAGCCATAGAATTAACAAGGAGATTAGAACCTTACATACTAATAGGTCAACTCATATTAATAGACGGATCTCCTGATTATATGAAAGCCATAAAATCAGAGCACCTTGCATCGCCTACGGAAGacgaatatcaaaataattttctgattGAAATATTGAATGTCATCAACGCGTCAATCAACACAGAG ATCACATTAAAGCTGAAAAATTGTAGTAATTGGAATGAAAAGTTGGATCTAATAACCAAATACACAACCGACGAAATTCATAAGGTCTATTCGGCAGAAACTCAAAAGAgaattatatcatttatttataaccgGCTCTGTGTGTTAGATAAATACGATCCCTATTCTGTACCGCCTCTTAGAACGCCTATCATGTTACTAGCACCAACGACACCAGCTGTGATACTTCCAGATTCAGATTACGGTTTGCAGAAG TTAACTCACGGAAAAGTAGAAATACACAAGATCGAAGGAAATCACATTTCCATATTGGGTGATAAGATTACCGCGGCAGCAATTAATGGTGAACCTTTGGAAGATGCGGAAACTTTCAAAGAGACCCTAAATTTCGCAAGTTCTGAACTGGAATTACATGGAAAGAATGAAAGTTTCATGGGGTTATCGTAA